The region AGttaaaggaatttaataaaacaattattccattcgcgcttgttggatatgagactggttatagccaactcagCGCTACGcacctcgttggctatttaccatctcatatccaacgcgcgctcatggaataattgttaattattcatcagttttcttcaaccaattagtgaagattttgtcttgagatccattagacttttgaaaactaataaggcgtttggccttgataaaattagtgcgcgtctcttaaaagattccgtggacgttattactccttctttaacaaatatacagataaatattgctaactatttacatgaatgtgaacttcaataaaatgcttgaaacgttaatttttcaacggtcttatgcacagtatttatatcaaatacacaactcataaccataaacagattatgaaaagcgggggcagctctaatGATCACTATTTCTAATATAGATAGAGCAATTATTAATACAGAAGTACAGTTCGAGACACTCTCCTGCAACAATGAGCTGCTCCTACTTACATGGGTAAACATGAGGTATTGACTTCATCGTTTTCACAGTATCCTTCGTCCATGGACTGAACAAAACGAAGATTGGGCCTACCAGACAAACATGTAGAATATAAAACTAACAGGCTTGTTACAATATCGACTTCAGAACTATCCGCTAATTCGAATTTTAAGGCTTCATGCGAAATTAAGATACTGTAAAAATAACCCTGAGAGACTAAATTACCTGAGAATCCAAAGACACATGACATAAATATAACAGGTTCCCTTGCCCAAGCAAATTTAAGCCAGTCCATCGATCTCCTCATGTAGCCCGCCATGATGAAGCACAACTACCTCCCAGACCCAAAGCGTCAACGTTCTCATAGAAAACTGGAAACTAAGAGTTTAGCAAAATCAAAAACTTGCATCGTGTGCACGGATACATTAATTTCGTTCAAATTGAACTGTTTTATGTCAGCAGCTTGCTATTTTCGGAGTATGTCGacagttttgtcttttttttgtacaaaaagaaaatggttgcaaaaacaggaaatttgCCCTACGCACCTGCGCAAAAGCGTCGAAACTGAGCTTTGTTTACTTCATATATAGCgttaaaaatgaatgctcGATCGCAAGTGTTCGAGTTGTCTGTCGAGGGAAGGCAGATAAATGAAGCAGTCCTGAGTATATTTCACTCTATTTTGCTTCATAGATCATCGGGGAAGTTTTCTTACAAACGAGAAGGCTCCTACACTATCGGAACCGTTGGTATGGCTGATGTAGATTGTGATTTTATAAACCTTACGTATGTTCGAGTGGATTCGGACGGTTTGAACCGCGCCTTGAAAAGGCTTCTTTCAGAATTTAAAGATTCTTTGAGAGGCCCCGAAGGTCTGAGGAGTGGACAGATATCTCTTGAGttttatcaaaagaaaaaagcgcGATGGCCTTTTGGGATGGAAAATATTCCGTGGGAAATTTGGACGGTGAAGTTGAATGTTGTTACACTTGCCAATGAACACGAACGACAAATCTGCCGTGAAAAAGTTGGCGAAGCAATTGCAGAGAAGATCATTTGTATTGCTGGAGTGATGAACCGACCAGAATATGTGCCTAAAATGCCAAATCTATCAGAGATTGCAAATATCTTTGATGTTGGTTTCAACGATGTCCAACCTTATCTCCATAAATTTAGTTACCAGGCTTCTGACGAGCCATCACCGTCAGTTGGGAATACCATGAAGAGACTTCTTCTTGACACGTTTTCATACTGACTACTTagttacaaataattataagGAACCTGAATAAGCAATAAGggtgaacaaaaacaaaagttttgaaCTACTTGTGAAGTACTACTTCTACTTCCTGCATTTACTTGCAGATAGAACTTTGCAAACTTCAGATTCTGTGACTTGTTGGTACAGATGTACCAGTGCAAAACCAACTGGTAATTTTCTCTGCAAAGAGCATACCTTGAGATGCCTCTGTACAAAGAAGATAAAAGTAATTTCATCTTGATGTCATAGGATTTCACATTCACACAAGCTAGTCATATTCTTAGAAGGAAAGTAAATGAAGGAAATATAGCACTCTATGTAaacaggggcccgtttcttgaaagtcccgagaacttttcgggcccgaaaagctagttgtcgaactgcaatccgctcattttgaaaaggtgatctttttacatgtttttaatataagaaaagTCAAGAGGATAGCGAAGTTTGAatgcttagaacctcggcgttgcgaaggtATAAAGgcaattgtggcacccgaaataggcccgaaacgtttcgggacttttgagaaacaggccccaggaaCCTTGTGTAATGTTTCTCCAATTCTGCTTCACACCTGTCTATGATAATACTTTGCCTAGTTGCCATTTTGTGCCGGTACTTTCCATGTATGTAAACTGCCAAAATGCTAAGATTACAGTGTATCTAATACTTAAGTACCTGTTCCAGCTGTAGACCTCATGTGTCCCAGGATTGCAGGGGGtgggaaaatcaaaatgagaAGAAATTTTACTTCTTAACATTACCAGAATTTCTGTTTTGAACAGGCTAAGACTGTCCAAGGCAAAAAATAGAGCTCCTCCTTCACCCATGGAAACTGTGCATTGGTAGTTATTAGTAAGGTATTAACTTAACTGGCAGGAGCCCACTAcctgttaaggacggtgcctacttttgttactgcgcatacgttctgcgcatctccagatactcggatttcctatcgccaatgcttactaatacagggatatttttgcgcggtttaaaactatccggagaaagtagaccttagtaagtactcttggtatccaaaaagaaaattgggggtaaccatgcatttttgagagataattaagcttcaatttgagaaagaacgccatacattgctttgtattttaaagctttttgcagatattattcatgaattatctttcaaaaatgcgtggttacccccaattttctttttggatttcaataggacttgttaagatctacatttcctgcacaatcacacaccggcgaaaacatatctttaattagtaggcaccgtccttaactggTCAGTTAGCAATCAAACCATGAAACTCAATCATACCTCTTGACCAGTCCCCTGACAAAAATTGTCAGAGAAAAGCTGCATTGGCTATCACACTTCATGTGATGAATGTAAGGAAAAGAAATACCTCGATCACTGCGTTAAGACCCACATTTTCCTCTAAAACTCCTTGCTTTACTACttacaataattgttgttcAAAACTAATGAACTGCTTGTTCTATAGATTTCCAGAAGTTATCAACCCATGCTCACGGTGGCCCCCCAAGGGTCATTCCTGTAAATGAATTAGTTCCTGCAACTTTattagttgctgcaaatttgacccatgtgggccaccgtacgtACATACGGGATGTAAGGAACATGTTCGAGTCCAGtccattgttaattttttcataattgtgacgtcatccaaaCGTGCAACAAACATGGCCATTACCTTGAAAGCTGGAAGTAGTCGTGTATAAACACAATTTTAAGCTTTCCTCGGGAGTTTTTAAAGAATAATGTAGACTATTCTGACGATGGAACTATGTAGAAAGTTTGGACTGGATGTTGATAAGGTCATAGATCAGCTTCTTGAATATAAAAAGTCACAGATGAAACAGGTGCTCGGTTGCGAACCAAAACAGCTGTTATAAATTATTGCATTTAAGAGTTAATGTTCCGTGAATTTTATAAGtgccatttttatttatttgcgtTGGTAtattcttgtctttttttactATCTTTTGATTCATTCACatggtttatttttgtctcGGAGGTCTTGCATGATctttagctgttttttttttttaatttaaagcAAGCAATGAAATGTGTAAACCTTGGTCAAAATGCGGTTAATCCTGgcagaattaatttttgagaGAAAATTGGTATTCTTTTCTGCGTTAATAAATGTTGTTAGTTTTCTTGTATGCCATCTGTTGGTTGCACTAGAATGGGGATCTCAAGAAGTCCCTCATCCCCCTAAACTTCCATATTGGCAggaaaattagaaaaataagtttaatggtggaaaacattttctggtAATCCTTGCTGCAGTTTCGAAAATATACCACTATGACCTCAAAGTAGGAGGGAAAATCCCATGATGGCACTGTTTTCATCTTAGGAATGTCTTTATCAATTGGTTTTAAGTTCTTTATTTGTTcatgtttttattgttgtccATCCACCTCAGGTTTCACTACCAGAAGGCACAATACGTTTACTTTGTCAAGTGTCAAGGGAAGTTTTCATGAAAGAAGACATGTTGTTGGAAGTAGAGGCACCACTAAATATTTTTGGTGATATCCACGGACAATATGATGATCTTCTTAGACATTTAGACATGCTGGGTTATCCCCCAGATATCTGTTGCTTGTTCATGGGAGACTATGTTGACAGGTTGGTTACATTGTGACAAGGGATTGTACTGCCATAAGAGGTATAATCATTTTGTGTCTCATTGGGTGTACATTATAGATTTCTACTGTAAGCTGAtgtaaattattgtattttctcAAAATGTCACAATTTGTGCATTTAGGGGAAAGAAGTCACTGGAAACAATCTGTCTGTTGCTAGCATATAAGATCAAATACCCAAACAAAATGTATCTATTGAGAGGAAATCATGAGTCTGCTTCAATCAACAGGTGATGCTACTGTCTGTGTTATTGATAAAAGTATTTATTACCTCTCTGCTTGAATTGATTGTCTGTTAAGAATTTGTGAAAGGATAAATTGGATAGTCCTGCATCAAGGCAATGTGTCATAAAACTAATACTAAATCATAGAAAAATATGTCATTCATAAGGAGTTATTTTATACCTATAACCTTGGTGAATTCTGCATTGGGACAGGCAAAGATGAAGAAGTTGTATGGCATCATTTTTACAATACTGAATGCTAATTTTAGGTTTTTTGAACAGTCTTCACACGGGCTAACCAGTATATGTGGAAAAGCACAAATATTGCAATGTATaaccattaattttctctGGAAGAAATGACCATTTAGAAAAACCTCACTTCATTTTTATCCAATTATTTTATCATCTGTGGATGATAGTGTTGTCTTTATTTCAGAATATATGGTTTCTATGATGAATGTAAAAGAAGATACAATATTAAATTGTGGAAAACATTTACAGACTGTTTTAATTGTCTGCCAATTGGTAAGCATTTCATGATAGCGTTgtttatatcaaaatttaGATTGAACTACAAGAGTGAGTTTTCAGTTCTGATGTCTGTTGTGGAACTATTTCATAtagtttttttctcaaattcatgTGCGCAagatgaaaatacaaacaatagtTTTTGAAGTATATCTAATCGATGTGACTGCTtttggaagaagaaaaaatttctgttctgtgtaaaaataGCAGTTTTGCACATTTTAATATCTTGTTTCTACTATTCCAGCTGCTGTTGCAGCAAATACTATTTTTTGCTGTCATGGAGGTCTTTCCCCTGATTTACATGACTTTGATCAGGTTAGTCTTGTGGCAATTTTTGTACCCTTAGAAAAACCATACTGATAGGTCCTCTACTAAGCTGCTGGCATGCCCTAGGAGGAGTCACCAACAGCCATGAGACTATACCTGCCCCAAGTCACTCATACCTTCTTTACCAATCATTTAGCACTAACTgcgctttgagcaactggCCCCTGGTAGATAAGAAGAAAATGCTTTCCTTGTGATGTCttcttcaaattaaaaaaaaagatatgtGTCAGGTTGTGGCGGGTTCATTGTCCAGTGCCATAATGAACTGCACGACTTGGAAGCAGAGATACTATGGATGGTCTGTGATGAAGTGGAAGTAGAGCCAGTCCTACAGGAAGTCACTGTGGAAACCTTAAATCATGGTGCTAACAAAGCCCCTGATGCccatttgaatttttatgCTTAAGGCTTTTGGGAGAGACAGAGATCAGCATTCTTTGACGTTTGAATGTGTCACCCTAATGCAGACTCTTACAAGGACTTGCCTGCTAAGCACATCTCCAAGAAGTAGGACAACGAGAAGAAGAGGCAGTATGCGGAAGGAATAATGGAGTTCAAACAGTGAACAATCACTCCCCTAGTTTTCACTTCCACAGGTGGAATGGCGCATGAGCAGacttgaaagagctgattgtAAAAAATAAGAAGGGAGAAAGTTATTCAAGCACAATTTCTTGGATAAGAGCTTAATTGTCTTTTGCCATTGTATGCTCTGCGATACTATGCTTGAGAGGCTCAAGATCCAGAATACGATAGCTAGACGTTGTTGACTCATACTTACAGATTGTAAACATTAGAGCCTACCTGAGAAAAACTTTTCCATTTTAGAGACTGATAGAGGCTagtagtttttattttaaaagaatttttatctttttatttttaatcaaAAGGAATTGAAAATAGAGTTTTGAAtgaatgtatatatatatatttttattaaagCAAATGTAATTGTAAATAGGATTGTAATAGTTAGCATtgttgttatatatttaggatgttattgaaaacaaagaaaagagtaTGTAATACCAGagttaaaattaatgcaataTTGATGTACATTATCTTCAATATACgcggccaaatagaaaatcggcctcttcaaaacacacaCTCAGCGGGCCGCAAAAGACTGACAGCAGGctgctaatgcattatcagccctacagctgattggttcgtagaactgagtttccgttaactttgtgatgattctgttaccagcaTTGACATTTTCAAGGTTAACTTTGTGATATGCCTATTATTTATAgacgattttaagcatttttttcggtaattttaaataagttcaCAGGACTGAGTTGATTCTTTAATAGCTTGTTCaatcaacacttacatgatgatttgaagtgactttgaattcgttattcacttagcttgtaTTATTGAAACTCGCATTCTTGATATCctttggccttgtttattgataataatgaagaTGACATGAATTTTTTCGGGAATATATTATTTGCGCTTTGaggccgcaaatgacactacacGGGcgtaaataaacaatattccctcaaaaagtcatATTATTCCCTTATTTAAATATAAGAATGTTATATTCAAATGCACTTTGCACAGTAATTATTAGTATAtacacacaagtgaatagtgcttttgacgcaggctgattggctagctcatAGGTGATTAGCCAAGTACTATTTACCTCTGAGCATTGAGCATTGATCAtatttctgttaattgttaCAGATATAGTAGTTTTTGgcgctatttattcaacttgtgtggtatttacgaaaacaattattcacctcggtGTCAGCAAATATTGGTGGATATTTGCCTTGCCGCCTCACAGCTTggcaaatatccaccactattcacctccacctcagtgaataattattgttaattcaCTTGAAAATCTTCATATTGATACAATATCAATATTGTAAACCAGGACGACTTTTTCGTTGTTTTAGTTGCGTTACATGGAACGTCCCATGGATGTACCTGATAAAGGTCTAGTTTGCGATTTACTGTGGTCTGATCCAGATGAGGCAAGTGTTCTGAAGCAGCTAATAGTAATCAGTGGTATTTGACTTTGTCAAGTATAGAGTCTACTATTTCCAATCAAATGCATTTTGGCATCTAGCGCACATCCTCAGCTCAGGGTCAACTGTTTTCTTAGCCTGACTATACTAGCTGATTGACATTTGGatcttttattgtttgcatTAGGATATCACTGGTTGGGGGGACAACGACCGCGgagtttcctggacttttggtGGTGATGTTGTGCGATCATTTCTAACCAAACACAACTTGAGTCTGGTTGCTCGAGCTCATCAGGTGCcttaaatattaaatactAATAACAAAAATGCTACTTTTGAAATGTCCTTGGAAcctagtttcttttttttttttaatttaggtTGTTGAGGATGGTTACAGATTTTTTGAGAAGCGAAAGGTATTTTGATTATTCTCTTTATCCTATGTACTCTCGGTATTAGATGGATACATTGTAGCCTCCGCCATTGTTCGATTCAAAGGTAAGCGGAGAATTCCTCGTTTTAGGATGAGAGAGCATTTGTCTACAGAGCCCTCTTTATATGGCAACTTAAGTCGAAGCGCCCCCGTTAACAGGAAAGCGGTTCCAATCACTTTTTAAGATGTGTGTGGTTGTCTTTGTATTGAAATACGCTTCATTACTCTTTACAATAACCGGGACCTTGCTACGATGCCATCGTTTTCACAGAGAACCGTTTTCACCATCGGACTTTGATATAAggaaatttaagaagctaggacggcaactgcaacgaaaacgtcacattaaaattgaactttgcgttaagttaagtcttttgcgattattgtatgttgatcacgttgtacaaaatacgCGAATTGCACTTTCGCTAGCTTGGTACGaaaggttttcatgtaaaggcaaagagtgaaagatttactgctgcgagctcgcgttgtcgtcagaacctcaaatatgaaaatttcacgtcttcgtttggcagactacctCAAAACATTGcgccaaaaagcgtgccgcacgtgcagcacgattatttttcataattcaaccaatcaagtCATTGGtttgtggcgtcgtcgttgaCGTTTCcatcgtcaaatcttaaattccctacAGTGTAACAGACAACGGTTGGACGAGTGCGTACCGTATCTGGGGTACTGGCTCGAGTGCGTAACCGAAGACGCGAAAATGCCAAGTTGGCCAACAACACAGTGTGGACTACGTGCTACAACCACCATGAATGAATTACGGTTATATAGGAAAAGTGGAGACTAGCTTCATTCAAAAGCCATATACAAATATTTCCTCACCTGGTTTACTTCTCTAACTTGTGTAATGCGCTGCTTCTGCTTCAGGACGACTCACCGTTGTAAGCTTGCGACGATAGGGGTGGTATGTAATGAACACACGTGGCTCGTCCCAAGCCCAGTCGCCCTATATTTAATTCGATATTGTTTGTCCGGCGTTACTTGGAtccaaacaaaccaaaatCCAGTGAATTCTTTATGAGAtaaaactttgttttctttttagttgGTAACGCTCTTTAGTGCTCCAAATTATTGTGGAGAATTTGACAATGCCGGTGGTGTTCTTATAGTCAATGAGAACCTTTTATGTTCGCTGAGTATTCTTAAGGTAAGCTTCCACTAATATATACCAGCCTACGATGTTCCTCTCACTGTGTGACTTGCGTATTGTTCAAATTCATGTGGTGTCTATAAAACAATTTGGTACGACTTCCCAAGACTTTAGGCTCaggaaattgttgaaatttgGACAAAACTGAAACGCAAGTTAAGTATTCCGTCTTTTCTTTCGTCACCAATTGATGATACTTactaatttgtttttgttgcgttatttgaaataaattagtTTCCCTGCCAGTCGATTGCTCGATTTTTGTTCAATCCTAAAATTCTGGTGAAAGTGCAAACGTTTccgtcattttttttgttaaattgaTTGTAGGTAACAGTATTTTTGCGCTGTTGTCTGCTATCTCtcctttgtttaaaataataattacagtcGACGAAGGAGTGAGCAGAAATCGTGATTTTGCGTTCATGTCTTACACCTCATTTCGAAGATCGCCATAAAGGAGCCTGTGATATTACCTTTCCTGGAAGTTGCTTTCTCATTGTCACTTAACCATCTACCTGTAAAGAAATTGCTAAGGTCAATTCTAAGCTCCCGCTTATTTGCTAATGTAGTTTTCCGTATTTTTTCTATATAAGGTGAGTATTACCTATCGTACTTTTACCTCACCATCTGGTAgctataataattgtttttgctAGCCTAAAAGCCTTGAAAACCAACGTAGCATCTCTTAACATCCTTGAAATGCCAGGGAGTGAAAAAGATATATCTGTAACATGTTACattcttgtctttttgttttctttttctagcCAAAAAACCTTGGTGTTTATATAAAACCTAGGACATAGTAGATGACAAATCAAGGAAAACCATTCCTCCAGCAAAGTTCGAATGTGTGGTGTTTCTGTTTCAGACGTTCGTAGTGTTTAATTATGAAAGAACTTcctgttaaaagtgttttttctTAGAGTTATTTGCCTTGTACAAGACAATGCATTATTTATTGAGAGCGTTCTTTCCTCTTGTACAGAAATAAATGTCTAtagtttaaataaagtttacggagaaaaataaattaaagagCTTGTAATTGTTACTATTCGAAACTTTGTCCAG is a window of Acropora palmata chromosome 11, jaAcrPala1.3, whole genome shotgun sequence DNA encoding:
- the LOC141897751 gene encoding NADH dehydrogenase [ubiquinone] 1 alpha subcomplex subunit 3-like isoform X1; its protein translation is MAGYMRRSMDWLKFAWAREPVIFMSCVFGFSGPIFVLFSPWTKDTVKTMKSIPHVYPYPQLENQDMTNIDTHGNKVYPEFPI
- the LOC141897751 gene encoding uncharacterized protein LOC141897751 isoform X2, translated to MAGYMRRSMDWLKFAWAREPVIFMSCVFGFSGPIFVLFSPWTKDTVKTMKSIPHVYPYLDALFAKTYE
- the LOC141897746 gene encoding serine/threonine-protein phosphatase PP1-alpha-like isoform X2, which gives rise to MELCRKFGLDVDKVSLPEGTIRLLCQVSREVFMKEDMLLEVEAPLNIFGDIHGQYDDLLRHLDMLGYPPDICCLFMGDYVDRGKKSLETICLLLAYKIKYPNKMYLLRGNHESASINRIYGFYDECKRRYNIKLWKTFTDCFNCLPIAAVAANTIFCCHGGLSPDLHDFDQLRYMERPMDVPDKGLVCDLLWSDPDEDITGWGDNDRGVSWTFGGDVVRSFLTKHNLSLVARAHQVVEDGYRFFEKRKLVTLFSAPNYCGEFDNAGGVLIVNENLLCSLSILKPKNLGVYIKPRT
- the LOC141897749 gene encoding autophagy-related protein 101-like codes for the protein MNARSQVFELSVEGRQINEAVLSIFHSILLHRSSGKFSYKREGSYTIGTVGMADVDCDFINLTYVRVDSDGLNRALKRLLSEFKDSLRGPEGLRSGQISLEFYQKKKARWPFGMENIPWEIWTVKLNVVTLANEHERQICREKVGEAIAEKIICIAGVMNRPEYVPKMPNLSEIANIFDVGFNDVQPYLHKFSYQASDEPSPSVGNTMKRLLLDTFSY
- the LOC141897746 gene encoding serine/threonine-protein phosphatase PP1-beta-like isoform X1, which encodes MELCRKFGLDVDKVIDQLLEYKKSQMKQVSLPEGTIRLLCQVSREVFMKEDMLLEVEAPLNIFGDIHGQYDDLLRHLDMLGYPPDICCLFMGDYVDRGKKSLETICLLLAYKIKYPNKMYLLRGNHESASINRIYGFYDECKRRYNIKLWKTFTDCFNCLPIAAVAANTIFCCHGGLSPDLHDFDQLRYMERPMDVPDKGLVCDLLWSDPDEDITGWGDNDRGVSWTFGGDVVRSFLTKHNLSLVARAHQVVEDGYRFFEKRKLVTLFSAPNYCGEFDNAGGVLIVNENLLCSLSILKPKNLGVYIKPRT